A stretch of Odocoileus virginianus isolate 20LAN1187 ecotype Illinois chromosome 31, Ovbor_1.2, whole genome shotgun sequence DNA encodes these proteins:
- the ALKAL2 gene encoding ALK and LTK ligand 2, with product MHGPGRPLLLGLLLVLGAAGPGRGGAERREAADQQTLLRLIVEIVQDLRKYHSGESKRLQLSGRQDYILDRREVADYPYPEEQRVEIVPRDLRMKDKFLKHLTGPLYFSPKCSKHFHRLYHNTRDCTIPAYYKRCARLLTRLAVSPMCMEG from the exons ATGCACGGACCCGGGCGCCCCCTCCTGCTGGGGCTGCTGCTCGTGCTGGGGGCGGCGGGGCCCGGCAGGGGCGGCGCGGAGCGCCGGGAGGCCGCGGACCAACAGACGCTGCTGCGGCTCATCGTGGAGATCGTCCAGGACCTCAGGAAGTACCACTCGGGGGAGTCCAAGAGGCTGCAGCTCTCGGGCCGGCAAGACTACATCCTGGACCGCAGGGAGGTCGCCGATTACCCTTACCCCGAGGAGCAGAGAGTGG AAATTGTCCCTCGAGATCTAAGGATGAAAGAcaagtttttaaaacatcttacAG GTCCTCTGTATTTCAGCCCAAAGTGCAGCAAACACTTCCACAGACTTTACCACAACACCCGAGACTGCACCATCCCCGCAT ACTACAAGAGGTGTGCCCGGCTTCTTACTCGGCTGGCAGTCAGCCCGATGTGCATGGAGGGATAA